In Triticum aestivum cultivar Chinese Spring chromosome 5B, IWGSC CS RefSeq v2.1, whole genome shotgun sequence, the following proteins share a genomic window:
- the LOC123111044 gene encoding 5-formyltetrahydrofolate cyclo-ligase-like protein COG0212, with translation MPPLLLPASPSLSLHFAGAGAATAASSSRRAMVAVASAASRSSSSSSFDASAFEAERLRLDADARASMVTTAAGAQAEADPRAWKWKIRKRVWDVLEAEGVARNPRPVHHRIPNFDGAAAAADSLGRLDVFQNAQCVKVNPDSPQKQVRFLTLSGDKKLLTPQPRLRTGFFSVLESQMIPTGCIPEACTSVGAVKYGRPIDLDEVIKVDLIVIGSVAVDPSTGARLGKGEGFAELEYGMLRYMGATDDSTMVVTTVHDKQLVDDIPVEKLLIHDVPVDIICTPTQVILTNTAIPKPQGIYWEKLSPEKLGQIRILRELKRRIEQETGTILPCGPSENLPPTAQRRKRRGR, from the exons atgcctcccctcctcctcccggcCTCGCCGTCGCTATCGCTACACTTCGCCGGTGCCGGTGCCGCTACCGCTGCGTCGTCCTCCCGCCGCGCCATGGTCGCTGTGGCGtccgcggcgtccaggagctcgtcgtcgtcctcgtTCGACGCGTCCGCCTTCGAGGCCGAgcggctccgcctcgacgccgacGCGCGGGCCTCGATGGTGACCACCGCCGCGGGAGCGCAGGCGGAGGCGGACCCGAGGGCGTGGAAGTGGAAGATACGAAAGCGGGTGTGGGACGTGCTCGAGGCCGAGGGCGTCGCGCGCAACCCCCGCCCCGTCCACCACCGCATCCCCAACTtcgatggcgccgccgccgccgccgattcg TTAGGGAGGTTGGACGTGTTTCAGAATGCACAATGCGTGAAGGTCAATCCGGATTCGCCGCAGAAGCAAGTTCGATTCTTAACACTCTCAG GCGATAAGAAACTTCTGACACCgcaaccacggctcaggacgggGTTCTTCTCCGTTCTAGAATCTCAGATGATACCCACTGGATGCATTCCTGAAGCATGCACTTCTGTTGGCGCAGTCAAATATGGAAGGCCGATAGATCTAGATGAAGTGATTAAAGTGGATCTGATTGTGATTGGGTCGGTTGCAGTTGATCCAAGCACGGGAGCACGACTAGGGAAGGGTGAG GGATTTGCAGAGCTGGAATATGGGATGCTTCGTTATATGGGAGCTACAGATGATTCGACCATGGTAGTAACAACTG TACATGACAAGCAATTAGTGGATGACATTCCAGTTGAAAAGCTGCTAATTCATGATGTACCGGTTGATATTATCTGCACCCCAACTCAGGTCATCTTAACAAATACTGCAATCCCAAAGCCACAAG GGATTTATTGGGAAAAACTATCTCCCGAAAAATTGGGCCAAATTCGAATTTTAAGAGAGCTGAAGAGACGCATAGAGCAAGAGACAGGAACAATACTTCCTTGTGGGCCATCTGAGAATCTACCCCCAACAGCTCaacgaagaaaaagaagagggcggTAA